In Rutidosis leptorrhynchoides isolate AG116_Rl617_1_P2 chromosome 6, CSIRO_AGI_Rlap_v1, whole genome shotgun sequence, the DNA window GCCATTTTTTATTGATTGATCAAAGAATGATATAATTAAATCTTGTATCTACTAAAAGAAAGATGTTGTGTAAGTCTTGAGAGTGAGTTGTGTTGGTGCTTTTCCTTTTGTTATGCTCTCTATATATAAAGACTTGTTGAAGCAATAGATCAATTATTTGAAATGTATAAAAAGATAAGTGAATgacacttattaataataatactattaacagACCGCAGAATTACAAGATCATGTGATTGTGTTTTCCAACTTGACAGAAACAAAGCTGCTACATATGTCAACATCCATAACATTAACATCACATAACAAGGATACATAATAGAAAAGGATCACTTGAATGGATAGAATTTACATCATGGTCCCAGATACATAAATAAAAATGTGGCTATGCTTCCTAACAAATACAAAATCCAAACTATAATAGCTGGAATTGTCGTACGACATGCTAATGATATCCAGTGATTAGTGATCAAAGTATCACTATTTTTATGGATGTACTTAATTGTACTTAACAAAGAGCCAATCTATAGCTAGACATGGTAATATATGTTGGatgtgcaaagaagatcaaaacaagAAACAGGTACTAGGTCGCGTTCGGGTATAgtttgtcgcgatacgcgacatGTTGGAACGCGACACATGGAGCTGGAACGCGACAAATCAATCAGTAATCAGGACTCGATGGCTATCGCGTTTTGATCAAGTTTGTCGCGTGTGGATGCAGTTTGTCGCTGAACGTGatggggtgtcgcgaaacgcgactatgttcgtggccagcaagttatttgatttgtttcctaattttgattagcactataaatataccctTTGTATTATGTAACCCTATGTAcgaaaatcaataaaaaaaaactctctagttgcccgtggactaaagcaatcataccgattgcatataaccacgtaaattcttgtgtcttttacttttcttgcatttattttgtccgtttgtcgtttgtgggatcacaatctattgattggtgatcgttgttgggtccataaattcctaacaaTATATTAATGTGCTAGCCCGTTACTATCATATACAGTCGGATAACGTGGTTTATAACTGTAATATCCTCAAATCCAAATAATCAAATTCAAAGGAGCTAGTAGTTGAATTTGGACCAACGAGTCAAACAAAAAGTCAAATTGTGCATTGGTGTGAAATAGGTAAGTACATGGACCAAAAGTTGCTATACGTAAACTGAATGTATGTTTGGTGTTATTAATTCAGATAGAATCGTTACTGTTGAACAAGAACTTAGTTGACCACAGAATTAGAATCATGTGATTCATATGAGTCAAGAAATAAACGGGTCAAAGGTACCATATGGGTCAAAAGAATTAAATGTGGAGAAAGATGAGTAGATGACTATAAGAGTCGTCAAATGATAATAAGAATCATTAATTGCTACTAAAAAATTACAATAACCAATTGTAATGAGTTTGGGGGAAGTTGGGAAGCAATTGTATGAAATGGGTCAAGAGTGCTATGTTAGTCGAAATTGAACCAATGGGTACAAACTGTTAGATAATATGTTAGCCTAGTCCAATCATGTGATAATATGTtagataatattttttttttttttgtttgttgcaACCAAATCAGCGAATATCATTCTATTCGgtgcaacaacaaaaaaaaattgtCACTTTGTTTATTtgttagtttttattttttttaactccAGTCCAAACTTTTACGATTTCgccgttcggactgcgggggagtgttagataaTATGTTAGCCTAGTCCAATTATGTAATGGGCTTGGTCCATCTAGTTTTCTAGGGTTAGGACTCTATAAATAGTGGCTATGTAAACAATAATATTGACGGGGTTTATCATTGTTTAACACAAACTGGTTTTAGGTAGTGTCATATTGCTGTTTAAGGCCCAGAAGTTATTGACTAAATATTTACATAACACGTATAAGATCACTTGTGAAGTGAATACCAGATATGGTGCGAAAATATTTGAAAACAGAACCCAATCATTTAATCTTAAAGTAACCAAATATTGTTGTTTAATGTTCAAACGTGTTAGAAACAATGCCAAAGTACCCGATAGATAACTGTGAAATAGAAAAACGATGGTTCTTAATTCATTCAATTAAACTTTATACAACTGAGACAATTCACATCTCTATTCACAAACTATAATAGTTCCTAGTTTTTAATTGTTAACAAAATTGTGTTGCATACAACAACTCATAATGCACACCCAAACGAGAAGCAAGATCAGTGAATACGTCTTCACTACATGGAATTGTGAGGCCACCCATTGAATGGTTGTACCCAAATTCTTCCTCTGCTTGATGTAGTAATTCTTGAAACATAGGCTGGCTTAATAGCGATACAGGTACCACAAATCGCTTTTTCTCTTGTTCACCTACATAAACAGCAAAATGGCCTTTTGGGATGTTCATAGACGATGTGTTGCTTCCGTTTGAGAATGATCTTCTAAGAATTTTCTTTGCTTGAATAATTCGAGGCATACGAATGGCCATTTTCTAGACTTAAAAAGGATGATGAAAGGTATTTGTTCTTGCTAAATATAAGAAAATGTTGTAGAGGATTTGTAACGAAGTTATGGTTATGAAGTGCATATTGAATGGTTTATATAGAAGCTATACTAGGGGGAATTATGCATTATTAGATGATAGATAGTGACATATGGTTGATTAGGATAATCACATGGTTTGTCTTCCAACTTGGTTTTACAAGAATGAAAAATACAAAATCACTTATGAAGGAGAACATATGACCTGGTTTTAATTTGTACAAGACACCATGGTCCTTGTATCACATAGGTATTATATGGTGGATATGAAAGGGAAATTTAATGACTGATTGTGATGGAAGATATAAAAAAGGCAATCTCACATGGTTACTTTCTTCTACCAACTAGCAAGAAATAACAAGATTAAGCGTCTCAACCATAAAATTAAAATGATAGattatctaatatatataactagttgtggagccctcgcttcgcgccgggggctccgtttttaatgcgagttaaaaaaaaaagtgttatctattttgtaataaaaaaaaaatcgacatctaacattgaagggttgttcctttgtgatagttgcttcttttagcgttcggttttttttttttttttttttttaagttagttgatctattttgtaaaaaaaaaaatatttttcgacatATTTTGGTATCATTGAAggtttgttccttttatgaaagttgctttttatcgtttgagacaaaaaaaaaaaaatagcacagtagtagcgtggtgagtgttattattcaatatttttagtgttagtgatgagataaataatattttagaatataggtacaaaatagggggttcgatttgtattttaatgaaagttagggggttgggtgtgtgaaaaatgaaatattaaatagtactataaaatggggggttcgatttgtattttaatgaaagttagggttgagtgtgtgaaaaatgaaatattaaataatactattCATAACtagtaagacaaattttgtctattagttatattagtaatagtaatagtaattatcgTGGATTATAACCTTCACTAGTCCTGCAAAAGAAAAAGGATTTGTATGACCAGATTTATAATCACACTTTTTAGTGAAGATGAATAGTAGCAAAGCACATGGTAGTGTCCTAAGGTCGAGGTATCTGTAGGACATTGTGCCTTGATCACGTACACCTGATAACCATTATTAAAGTATAAGTGACTTAAATGTAACGTGTTTATCACCCAAACAAGGTTGATGCCAACAAGGCAAAGAGTTGGGCTAAAACTTAGTGAACCTGCAGTTATCCTAATGTACATATGATTTTCAATTTTCTTGTTTTAAGATGAGTTATTACGATAAGATTAGATAAGTGATGTTTCTATCAATATGGACACAATATAAAATCTGATGAACTTTGAGGTGAACAGAAGTAGTATTCAAAAGGAATGTTTCTATTCTTTTGAGCTCAGTGATTTCTTAAATTATTTAGTGATAAATTATGATTAATGAGTAAAAAAGTTTATGATATTCATTTACAAGCTAAACATTGAGCTCCGATCGATGGGCTTCAGGGTGCATTCGATGTTGACATCATAATGGCCTTGATTAGTAAAAGTACTAGCTTCTATAAACTCTCGGAAATAATTACCTGCTGCAGGAACTTTCCTGAAAGCTTTTGAATGGTAACCGTTTTAAAGTTTATTGTTTCTATTGTTGTTCTTGTTCTGATATACTACGTATTTCTCTTATTCAAAATATCTGCTAACATGGCCGTCTCACTATTTTAATGGCCCAGTTAGAAACATTGAAAATAGACTCTTATAAACgttaaattaataatttataatacatataaaaagatatataGTACTAAAATCTTACCAATAGAAAGCAAAAATTAGCGTGCGATTAAATTTTCTGATAAATGAATTTTCAAGATTTGATATAtgaaaaaaattataaattaaTGTATTACTACGTAGCATTATATAGGACTTTTAAATTATTGGGCCCTTCAAAATTCGGGTCTCTGCTTAGTTGCACACTTCTCACATGTGACCGAGACGCCAACCTTAACTTACCCATGGAAGTCTTTCAAATTCATTGTAGGTGGCACAAGATAAACTAATGACTGAGAATCACAGTTTAACGACATAAATCATGTTAAGAGAATGGTAGAAAGTTAAATAAGTTTGACGTTTATGTATAAAATAATGTGAAATCGTATTACAGTTATCATTTCAAAGTTTATACAACTGAATGAAGATCTCTATCTACAAACTATAATAGTTCCTACTTGTAGATGCTTAAAAACTGTGATAACAGAGGCAAAGTCTTAAAGCTCATAACGCGCCTAAACGAGAAGCAAGATTAATGAACATGTCTTCTCTACACGGAATCGTGAGGCCACCCATTGGATGGCTGTACGCGAACTCTTCTTCTGCCAGTTGTAGTAATTCTTGGAACATCGGTTGGCTTAATAGTGATACAGGTACCACAAATCGCTTTTTCTCTTGTTCACCtacataaacagcaaaatagcCTTTTGGGATGTCTATAGACGTGGTGCTTCCATTTGAGAATGAATTTTTAAGAATTTTCTTCGCTTGAACAATCCGAGGCATACGAATGGCCATTTTTGAGTTTAAAAGGCTGATGGAAAGAAGAGAGATTTTCAATGTATTTCTTAATATGTTTTGAAGGATTGTTATGAAAGTTGTGGTTGCTTTGTGCATACTGAATGGTTTATATAGAAGGTGCATTAGGCATTAGATGATAGATAGTTATATATGGTTTAAAAGGCAAACTCACATGGTTTTGTCTTTCAACTTTATTTTAAaaggattataaatacaaaatcCATTTTTGAAGGAAAACATATGGCTTGGTTTCAATGTGTACATAACATAATGGTCCCTCATCATCATTCTTATTCTGCAAATCCATGTATCATATACTCGTATTATATAGTGAATACGGAAGGGAAATTGTATGACTGATTATGAAGGAAGATATGAAGAGCAATCTCACATGGTTTATCTTACCAACTTGCGAGAAAGATAAATTAAACAAGATAAAATGACAAATATTATTGTGGACTAAAATCTTCACTCTACAACAAGAGTTCTAAGCACAACTAGTGATGAACAGTACCAAATCACATGGCGTTGTCTTACCGTTGAGGAATCCGTAGGACATTGTACCTTCACTCCTTAATAACCATCATGAAGATTGTAGTTCAAGTGGTATAATGTGACCTATTTTGAATTGGCTAATTGCAAGTGaattttcatactaataataacTGCTATAATATTGGGTTGGAAACGGTCACTAGACAACCCATTTAGACCGTGTACATATGGTATAAAAACTCATCTTCTCCGGATAGTCTGAACAGAAAAACCTTATCCGTTTGCCATTTATTGCTGGAGTACTAAAATATAATTACAGTACAATTTAAAATAGAAAGGACTTTTTAATTAATTTCAGAGTTTCAGTTCATATATGTTCGCCAACATTGTAAATGTAATGTTTATACAATGATTACAACGATGACCAATCTGAGTTCAACTTTTAACATTGTCAGCATTCATTCTGTTGTAACCGAGACACAAAGTACAAGTTAGAATTGTTGACCGCACAAAATGATTTTTAGGTTTAATTATAACCATCTTTTATTATTCTGTTTAATTTAACTGTGTTGTCAATTAGATAACCGAAAACAATCATGAAGGATGCTACTGATGATTTTTTTCAGATGATCTAGATGCTGGTTGGGAAAGAACTATTGTTCAGTATATATGAAGCTTACCATTTCAAGTGTAACACAAATGAAATCTTTTTCAGTGCGTTCAGAAACAGGTATACAACACTAGTACAAATTCATCAAAGTACGTGCCTATGTGGAAGAATAGAAGGCGTGAAAGATTAAAAGGCCCTTACAAAACATAGGTGTAAAAATTAAAAGTAAAGAAAAACTGATATACAAGAGTGATTATCAATTACAAATTCACAACGAATGACAAACTGGTTTCAATCAAAAGGCAGGAAAATCCCACTAAAAAAATTGCAAAATTGGACAAGAAACAAAAAACAAAATTGAAAGAATGTACATAGCTTGGATAATGAAAGGTATGCGTGTTCTGTATAATTCTAACAAGCACATAACACTATGTTTTATGTCTGAAGGCCAAAAAAGCATACAAATAACACTTCGATtgaatatttaaatataatataatgtgCAAAGGACACGTACATACTCTAAAAGATGTCTGTTACTTTGCTGGCAAGAACACGTTCCCGTCTTTCAATGTACCCAAGTGGAAACCAACCCGCTTTCCCCTTACATTCACCTTCAGCCCAACCATTATTGGAAACCTGCAAAACAAATAAGAGTTTAATTTAATTGTTCAAGACATCCTAGGAAGCCATAAATATACCTTATATGAGTAAACCTGATACCTTTCTGATAACAACGTAATCGCCCATTGATAAAGAGAGCTCCACATCAGACTCACCCTGATATGTGTACATCGCCTGAATaaaaaaacattaaaacatattcttaGTAAAAGTAAGAGTAAGGTAGTTGATTGGTTACATAAAACTTTTATAGACTTGCCTCTCCTAAAAAGTAGTCCACTTCATCATTTGACCCGTTTTGCATTGGAGAAGTGAAGGCATTATTTACTTCTTCATATGATGGAGGTGGGGGCATTTCCACAGATGGAGTAGGAGCTGCTTCGATTCGTTGTCGCTCTGATAGCATCTAAGCACGTCATCAAGGAAAGAAAGTTATTCAAGCTCGAGAGGTGAATTATTGTTTGGGTTATATTTCCTCTTCAATAGGCCAAACGGGTCAAATACAAAATTAGCTAAACAATGGGACGGGTCAATTGGATAAAGCAGGTTAAATGCAGAAGAGTATTTAATACATTGATAAATTATAAAATCAGAGAAATGGACAAGTATTGGCGGGTCAGGTCAACCAAACAGACCCACATTGATCTGAGTAAAAAATTACTTATTTTGACCCACACCTGTTTAACCATGTTAACCAGCCTACCCAATCCGCCCATCTTGCCACTCTGTTTAGAATACAAACATTTCAGACCAAAACTCTGAAAATTCTTACAACTAGCATCAAGCACACTAGTAACTGTTATTGCATTCTTTTGCATCTTTTTCTGTTGAATACAATGCTTAATATACATGCTACTTTTAACATAAACAGCTTAATGATTCATGCTTAGATTTTACTCTTTTTACAGGCCAAATACAAATCTATGATAATCAACTTACACAGCCAAATGGTTTTGGTCAACATGACACATGAAAGTTACATCTTACATCATTTTAGTGCTTATTTGGTTTCTTATATGGATGTCAAGTtcttattcacatgttaaaaaacaATTACCAAATTTATTATCTATGACAATTAAAACAAACTGGAATCAGACGATTCTTGCATACCTCGCCTTCAAGCTGATCCAGAATCTGAAGAACCTTCTGATGGTACGCACGTTCTGATTCAATCTTttgaagaaaacaaaaaaatattcAGATAACATAatgaagaaaaataaataaatatccaATAAAGTGAAGAAATTTTACCATGGAAATTAACCTCTGTAGGGTCATTTTTTGTTGTTGACCTTCAACAGCAGCCATTGCTGATGCAGCTTCTCTTCCCAATATTGTCATGTTGGATTTCAAATCTTGTAATTTTGATTCTGCTGCTTCAAGTTTCACAATCATTTCTGGATTTCCCGCCCCTTCT includes these proteins:
- the LOC139852424 gene encoding SH3 domain-containing protein 2-like: MEAIRKQATKLREQVARQQQAVFKQFGGGGYGGSDNVVTDEAELRLHQKLEKLYISTRAAKHFQRDIVRGVEGYIVTGSKQVEIGTKLSEDSRKYGVENTCTSGSTLSRAAKNFSRARAQMEKEIGNLLKSFGTQVAEPLRAMVMGAPLEDARHLAQRYDRMRQEAEAQAVEVSKRQARVREGAGNPEMIVKLEAAESKLQDLKSNMTILGREAASAMAAVEGQQQKMTLQRLISMIESERAYHQKVLQILDQLEGEMLSERQRIEAAPTPSVEMPPPPSYEEVNNAFTSPMQNGSNDEVDYFLGEAMYTYQGESDVELSLSMGDYVVIRKVSNNGWAEGECKGKAGWFPLGYIERRERVLASKVTDIF
- the LOC139853125 gene encoding auxin-responsive protein SAUR19-like, with translation MAIRMPRIVQAKKILKNSFSNGSTTSIDIPKGYFAVYVGEQEKKRFVVPVSLLSQPMFQELLQLAEEEFAYSHPMGGLTIPCREDMFINLASRLGAL
- the LOC139852814 gene encoding auxin-responsive protein SAUR21-like → MAIRMPRIIQAKKILRRSFSNGSNTSSMNIPKGHFAVYVGEQEKKRFVVPVSLLSQPMFQELLHQAEEEFGYNHSMGGLTIPCSEDVFTDLASRLGVHYELLYATQFC